The DNA region AGATCGAGTAATGTCTCTTCCGATAACTGGGGATTTTGGCGGAGCGGATCAAGGAAATCCCCCGGTGCGAGCTGAATAATCAGAAAACTCAAAATTGACGCCAAGAACAACGTCAAAAGAGCCTGCCCCAATCGCTTGAGGATATAGAGCAACGTTTCTTGATCAAAAAGTTCACGCAGTTTACGAAGAGCCATTACAGAGTTACTAAAGAGAAAAAATTAATATTGCACAAGGGATAAAACAGGGGCATCCGGCAGGCGATCGCGCCCTTTGAGAGCGATTAGTTCAACAACAAAGACATAGCCCACAATTTCACATCCTACCTTCGTGAGAAGATCCGCCGTCGCTTTCGCTGTGCCGCCCGTCGCAATCAGATCGTCAACGATTAAAATTTTGTCCCCTTTACCCACTGCATCTTGGTGCATTTCGAGGGTATCAGTGCCATATTCCAGCTCATATTCCACAGAGTGAATCGCCGCAGGTAACTTTCCCGGTTTCCGTACAGGTACAAAACCAGCGTTGAGATTGTAGGCAAGGGTTGGTCCGAAAATGAAACCCCGTGACTCCATCCCCACTACATGATCTGGCTTGAGATTCGCTTCAATGCAAAGCTGTGTCAACGCATCCATTGTGTAGCGCATGCCCTCGGGATGGTTGAGGAGGGTGGTGATGTCCCGAAACAAAATGCCGGGCTTCGGAAAATCCGGGATATCGCGAATGAGTGATTTTAAGTCCATGGGCTGTCGTTCAAACCAGAATTGTCCCTCATCTTAACGATTTCTGGCATAACCTCATGAATTTTCTCTGTAATTATCCAAGAACTTGAAATTTATAAGGCTCCGAATCGATCTCGAGCACTACAAACTCCTGCGTTTTTGAGTCCAAGTTGAACAAGATGAACTTCAAGACTGTTGTGCTCAAAACATCTTTCTGAATCGTTTCACAAGACAATACATCACCGAATATTTTTTCATTTTCAGAAAACTGTTTGCATAGCTCTTTGATTTCCTGTGTGCCCTGCACATTTCGAAATAGACAAACTCCAGCAACGAATTCATCAGGGCTTGTAAGAAGTTCGTCACCTAAACTGGCGTTGAATTCAATAAATAATTTCAGCTCTGAAGATTCAACATCGAAAGATATGCCGTTAATGCTTGCATCATGCCAAATAATCTTCATGACAGGGAAATACCTTGCCAGTGCGGCGATCGCCTCTCTTCTCAGCCGTTTAAAGCATAAAAAAAGTCCCCCTTTCTCAAGGGGGATTTAGGGGGATCAGAATTTATAAATCGCTGTACTCAGCTTACTCAGCCCAAGCTGTGTGGAAAAATTCACCACGAGCCTTGTCCGTACGCTCATAAGTGTGCGCACCGAAGTAATCGCGCTGAGCCTGAGTCAGGTTTTGGGGGAGACGTTCACGACGGTAGCTGTCAAAGTAATCCAAGGACGCACTAAACGCAGGAACCGCAATACCAAGCTCATTTGCTGCGAGGATTACTGTCCGCCAAGCCGTCTGACGATCGATGATCGACTGCTTAAACTCAGGGGCAAGCAAGAGGTTGGGAAGCTCAGGATTTTCGACATAAGCCGCCTTAATCTTGTCGAGGAAGCCCGCACGGATAATACAGCCACCTTTCCAAATGCGAGCAGTTTCACCGAGATCTAGGTTGTAGCCATACTCTTCAGAAGCCTTGCCGAGAAGCGCCATACCCTGGGCGTAGGAACACATCTTCGAGCAATACAACGCGTCACGAACTTGGTTGATAAATGTCTTGATATCGCCGCGATAAACTCGTTCTGGGGCAGGGAGCTCATGGGAAGCTGCTTTTCTTTCGTCTTTATAAGCAGACATCACCCGTGCATTTACCGCTGCATACATTGTTGGAATGGGAACACCCAATTCTAGAGAACTGACCACAGTCCAACGTCCAGTACCCTTCTGACCTGCACAATCGAGAATCAGTTCAACGAGAGGCTTTTCTGTCTCAGGGTCAATTTTCTTGAAAATATCAGCCGTGATTTCAACGAGGAAGGAATTTAGCTCGTCTGTTTGATTCCATTCGGCAAATACCTCATGGAGTTCGGTATGGCTTAGCTTTGCTGCATTAGCAAGGAGGTCATAGGCTTCCGCAATAAGCTGCATATCGCCATACTCGATGCCGTTGTGAACCATCTTGACGTAGTGACCTGCGCCACCGGGGCCAACGTAAGTCACACAAGGGCCATCATCAACTTGCGCAGCAATCTTTGTGACGATGGGTTCGAGTTCGCGGTAAGCCGCTTCTGTACCACCGGGCATGAGGCTAGGGCCATTGAGGGCACCTTCTTCACCACCACTGACACCCATACCAACAAAACCAAGACCTAATGCTTCTAGATCTTTGGTGCGGCGCTCGGTGTCTTCATAGAGGGAGTTCCCACCATCAATAATCATGTCTCCTTTGTTGAGGAGCGGCTTCAAATCTTCAATGACATAATCAACGGGTTTGCCAGCCTTTACCATCACCAAAATTTTGCGAGGAGACTCAAGCTGCTGCACAAATTCTTCGAGACTATAAGCGGCTGTAATGTCTTTGCCAACGGCACGCTCTGCCATGAATTTTTCGGTTTTGCTGGCGGTGCGGTTATAGACAGCGATAGGGAAGCCATTTCTCTCTACGTTGAGGGCGAGATTTTCACCCATTACGGCTAGTCCAATTACGCCAAAAGTTCGTTTAGTCATATTGTTCAAATCTAGATTATGTCTACAGATAAGGAGAGCTTTCTTTAACGTTAGCGTGAAGTTTTTTGAGGAGAGTTCTAATCGAATATTTTGTCGTTTTTCTTAAACATTAATGTGATTTTATGTTTGATTTCTTTTTGAAAGTCCCATGACTTTGACAATATTCTCTGATCAACAAAAAGATAATATTAAGATTAGGAAAATGAATCCTAATAGCTTGTGTTCTGGGGATCATGCTAAAAGCTTCTTCGATTTTATGCTGTGGGTTAATACGAGTTTTCTTGTACGGGTTTCTTCGCAAGTTAAAATTTTAATGTTTATCTAAGGATTGCTTAGGGTATTCGTTGTAAATGCTATTTTTCTTCGTTTCTTGAGGCTATGGAGAGCTGAGATATCAAGTTAGGTTAAGAGTGGTGTAAAGGTATTTTAAGAAGATATAAGAACCTGTTTTAAAAGTCGGAGGTGATCGCCCATCACTTCACGATCTTTACGTGTATTACTCGGAGATTATTCCGGTTGAGGATAGTCATCCCAGAGGCTACAGTTTTGACGAAGACTGCTGAAATTATCATGCCCAAGAAT from [Leptolyngbya] sp. PCC 7376 includes:
- a CDS encoding adenine phosphoribosyltransferase gives rise to the protein MDLKSLIRDIPDFPKPGILFRDITTLLNHPEGMRYTMDALTQLCIEANLKPDHVVGMESRGFIFGPTLAYNLNAGFVPVRKPGKLPAAIHSVEYELEYGTDTLEMHQDAVGKGDKILIVDDLIATGGTAKATADLLTKVGCEIVGYVFVVELIALKGRDRLPDAPVLSLVQY
- the gnd gene encoding decarboxylating NADP(+)-dependent phosphogluconate dehydrogenase; its protein translation is MTKRTFGVIGLAVMGENLALNVERNGFPIAVYNRTASKTEKFMAERAVGKDITAAYSLEEFVQQLESPRKILVMVKAGKPVDYVIEDLKPLLNKGDMIIDGGNSLYEDTERRTKDLEALGLGFVGMGVSGGEEGALNGPSLMPGGTEAAYRELEPIVTKIAAQVDDGPCVTYVGPGGAGHYVKMVHNGIEYGDMQLIAEAYDLLANAAKLSHTELHEVFAEWNQTDELNSFLVEITADIFKKIDPETEKPLVELILDCAGQKGTGRWTVVSSLELGVPIPTMYAAVNARVMSAYKDERKAASHELPAPERVYRGDIKTFINQVRDALYCSKMCSYAQGMALLGKASEEYGYNLDLGETARIWKGGCIIRAGFLDKIKAAYVENPELPNLLLAPEFKQSIIDRQTAWRTVILAANELGIAVPAFSASLDYFDSYRRERLPQNLTQAQRDYFGAHTYERTDKARGEFFHTAWAE